Proteins from one Chroococcidiopsis sp. CCMEE 29 genomic window:
- a CDS encoding glutathione S-transferase family protein, producing the protein MSQTTGTKKKGKSLPPKLIVRLGKFVWTTLWHLMMSKLAPRNASGEYVRPSSQFRHFVGTNDGNPYQPAAGRYCLYVGLGCPWAHRTLVVRALKGLEDAISVSIASPASNEGIWVLNQEEEGCRTLTELYQLAEPGYSGRCTVPVLWDKQTKAIVNNESAEIIVMLNSEFNDFAKHPTLDLYPEERREKIDHWNERIYHAVNNGVYCCGFAQTQEAYDQACNELFAVLDEIDAVLAMSRYLCGERVTLADVRLFTTLFRFDGVYYGLFKCNRRRIQDYENLGPYLRDLYQLPGVADTCDLEAVKRDYYGNLFPLNPGGIIPAGPDMTKLLELHGRESLGKEAVMG; encoded by the coding sequence ATGTCACAAACCACCGGAACCAAAAAAAAGGGCAAGTCACTCCCTCCGAAATTGATTGTTAGGCTCGGAAAATTCGTCTGGACGACTCTCTGGCACCTGATGATGTCGAAGCTTGCCCCGCGTAATGCGTCAGGGGAGTACGTTCGCCCCAGCAGTCAGTTTAGACACTTTGTCGGGACAAACGACGGAAACCCGTATCAACCGGCAGCAGGACGTTACTGCCTCTATGTTGGACTCGGATGCCCTTGGGCACACCGAACTCTCGTCGTGCGGGCACTCAAAGGACTCGAAGATGCTATTTCAGTGTCCATTGCATCTCCCGCATCGAATGAGGGAATTTGGGTACTTAATCAGGAGGAAGAGGGCTGCCGCACCCTAACCGAACTCTACCAGCTAGCAGAACCAGGATACAGTGGGCGGTGTACGGTGCCAGTGCTGTGGGACAAACAGACGAAGGCAATAGTCAACAACGAAAGTGCTGAGATTATCGTGATGCTGAACTCAGAATTCAATGACTTCGCTAAGCATCCCACGTTAGACCTCTACCCGGAGGAACGGCGAGAAAAGATTGACCACTGGAATGAGAGAATCTACCACGCGGTGAACAACGGCGTATACTGCTGCGGCTTTGCCCAAACCCAAGAGGCATATGACCAAGCCTGCAATGAACTGTTTGCGGTTCTGGATGAAATTGATGCGGTATTGGCAATGAGTCGATATCTATGTGGGGAGAGGGTGACGCTTGCGGATGTACGTCTGTTCACCACGCTGTTCCGCTTTGATGGGGTTTACTACGGGCTGTTTAAGTGCAATCGTCGGAGAATTCAGGACTATGAGAACCTAGGTCCTTACCTGCGTGACTTGTACCAGTTGCCTGGAGTCGCTGATACTTGCGATTTGGAGGCTGTGAAGCGAGACTACTACGGCAACCTGTTCCCGCTTAATCCCGGTGGGATCATCCCTGCTGGTCCTGATATGACGAAACTTCTTGAACTGCATGGTCGGGAAAGCCTTGGTAAGGAAGCAGTCATGGGATAG
- a CDS encoding branched-chain amino acid ABC transporter permease, with protein sequence MDITLFLQQFLNGLSIGSAYAIFALGYTLIFSILGIINFAHGAIFTLGAYFTYALMGGAFGFSGLLANASLPVQLPFALALILGSTLAGLVGVAVERIAFQPLRRKGSDPLLTVVSSLGVAVVIVNVIQYLVGAESYTFPAGTYGNLPAAINFGTAEKPVPIRTVQVVIFCVSVVILGILTYFINRTKYGKAMKAIAEDLTTASLLGINTDLFIILTFFISSFLAGLAGTLVASSVSIAGPYFGIGFGLKGLAVIVLGGLGSIPGAVLGGLVIGLVEAFVPANYSAYKDAVAFGILFIMLLVRPQGLLGRKLVQKV encoded by the coding sequence GATATAACCCTGTTTTTGCAACAATTTTTAAACGGTTTGTCTATCGGTAGCGCCTATGCCATTTTTGCTTTAGGTTACACCTTAATCTTCTCAATTTTAGGCATCATTAATTTTGCTCATGGTGCCATTTTTACCCTAGGTGCATACTTTACCTATGCGCTAATGGGTGGTGCTTTTGGTTTTAGTGGCTTACTTGCTAATGCATCCTTACCTGTACAACTTCCCTTTGCCCTAGCGTTAATTTTGGGAAGTACACTGGCGGGGTTGGTTGGGGTTGCGGTTGAACGCATTGCCTTTCAACCTTTACGGCGTAAGGGTTCCGACCCACTGCTAACGGTTGTTTCCAGTTTGGGCGTAGCAGTGGTAATTGTGAATGTAATTCAGTATCTAGTTGGTGCAGAAAGTTACACCTTTCCCGCAGGTACCTATGGCAATTTGCCAGCGGCGATCAACTTTGGCACAGCAGAAAAACCAGTTCCAATTCGCACTGTTCAGGTGGTGATTTTTTGTGTATCTGTGGTGATTCTGGGAATTCTTACGTATTTCATCAATCGTACCAAGTATGGTAAGGCAATGAAGGCGATCGCTGAAGATCTAACTACTGCCAGTTTATTGGGGATCAACACCGATCTTTTTATTATCCTCACCTTCTTCATCAGCAGTTTTTTAGCTGGGTTGGCAGGTACCTTAGTAGCCTCTAGTGTCAGTATTGCTGGACCCTACTTCGGCATTGGGTTTGGACTCAAGGGACTCGCCGTGATCGTCTTGGGTGGTTTAGGCAGTATTCCCGGTGCAGTATTAGGTGGTTTGGTGATTGGACTGGTTGAGGCATTTGTCCCAGCTAATTACTCTGCCTATAAGGATGCCGTTGCCTTTGGAATCCTGTTTATTATGCTCCTGGTTAGACCCCAAGGTTTACTGGGTCGCAAGCTTGTACAAAAGGTTTGA
- a CDS encoding MBL fold metallo-hydrolase, which yields MNKVRELVLSSNGNSEKPDLENGSLFFIGTATVLLRYAGFTILTDPNFLHQGDHVHLGYGIRSSRKTNPALEIEQLPPLDMVVLSHMHDDHFDRVAATKLDKNLPIITTHHAAADLKEKGFTSPQALKTWETLTVTKGDTRVRITAMPGRHGPGILAAVLPPVMGSMLEFQSAEKTVFRLYITGDTLIYEDLKEIPQRYSDIDLALLHLGGTKVFGILLTMDAKQGVQAIQIIAPRLSIPIHFNDYTVFKSPLEDFMQAVTAAGLDGRVRYLSHGETYTFNVSPIL from the coding sequence ATGAATAAAGTAAGGGAACTGGTCTTATCGAGCAATGGAAACAGTGAAAAACCAGACTTAGAAAACGGCTCACTTTTCTTCATCGGCACTGCAACTGTCTTGCTCCGTTACGCCGGATTCACAATTCTGACAGATCCTAACTTTCTGCATCAAGGCGATCATGTGCATCTAGGGTATGGGATACGCTCAAGTCGTAAAACCAATCCAGCTCTCGAAATTGAGCAATTGCCTCCTCTAGATATGGTAGTGCTGTCCCATATGCACGACGATCATTTTGATCGTGTGGCAGCAACAAAGTTAGATAAAAATTTGCCAATCATTACCACACACCACGCCGCTGCTGATCTTAAAGAGAAAGGGTTTACCTCACCACAAGCACTTAAGACTTGGGAAACATTGACTGTTACTAAAGGCGATACTAGGGTTCGCATTACGGCGATGCCTGGAAGACATGGTCCAGGAATTCTAGCAGCTGTCTTACCGCCCGTGATGGGAAGTATGCTGGAGTTTCAGTCAGCAGAAAAAACAGTGTTCCGCCTCTACATTACTGGCGATACACTGATTTATGAAGATTTAAAGGAAATTCCTCAACGGTATTCTGATATTGACCTGGCTTTGCTACACCTGGGAGGAACAAAGGTCTTCGGAATTCTGCTGACTATGGATGCTAAACAAGGAGTACAGGCGATTCAGATTATTGCTCCGCGCTTAAGCATACCAATCCACTTCAACGATTACACGGTCTTCAAGTCTCCGCTTGAGGACTTTATGCAAGCGGTTACAGCCGCGGGACTAGATGGACGTGTAAGGTATCTCAGCCACGGGGAGACTTATACGTTTAATGTGTCACCAATTTTATAG
- a CDS encoding ABC transporter permease: MKRYFEVLGLLWSAAIAAEMEYRVNFILATFTSLGNLAGSLFGVYLFYRTGYTFQGWSWEEALVVLGIFTVLQGFSSSFLAPNLNNIVKHVQQGTLDFVLLKPINSQFWLSTNTLSPWGIPDLVFGVMLIGYAGEQLGLEGSDYLFSAIPLVFGIISLYSLWFMLGATSIWFVKIYNVTEVLRGLLEAGRYPMVAYPVAYRFFFTFVVPVAFLTTVPAEAMLGRVQVGWLLGGAVLALSLLFVARIFWGFALRFYTSASS, translated from the coding sequence GTGAAACGATATTTTGAGGTTTTGGGGCTGTTGTGGAGTGCGGCGATCGCCGCTGAAATGGAGTACCGAGTCAACTTCATCTTGGCTACGTTCACCAGCTTGGGTAATCTTGCAGGCAGCTTGTTTGGGGTATATTTGTTTTACCGCACCGGCTACACTTTTCAAGGATGGTCTTGGGAAGAAGCCTTGGTCGTACTGGGCATTTTTACCGTACTGCAAGGCTTTTCCAGTAGCTTTCTTGCCCCCAACCTGAATAACATTGTCAAGCACGTACAACAGGGTACACTGGACTTCGTACTTTTAAAGCCCATTAATAGCCAGTTCTGGCTTTCAACAAACACCCTTTCACCGTGGGGAATACCAGATCTAGTTTTCGGAGTTATGCTAATCGGCTACGCTGGGGAGCAACTTGGTCTAGAAGGCAGCGATTACCTCTTTAGTGCCATACCCCTCGTATTTGGTATTATCAGCCTCTACAGCCTGTGGTTTATGCTAGGAGCAACTAGCATCTGGTTTGTCAAGATTTACAATGTCACCGAGGTGCTGAGAGGACTATTAGAAGCTGGGCGATACCCGATGGTCGCTTATCCCGTCGCTTATCGTTTTTTCTTCACGTTTGTGGTACCAGTAGCTTTCCTAACTACAGTTCCAGCTGAAGCAATGCTTGGTCGCGTCCAAGTAGGCTGGTTACTTGGTGGAGCAGTGCTAGCACTCAGCTTGTTATTTGTAGCTCGCATTTTTTGGGGTTTTGCACTACGCTTTTACACTAGTGCGTCTAGCTAA
- a CDS encoding GNAT family N-acetyltransferase: MLIRPATPADVPAVLPMVAAVCALHESWDAAKYGFLPNPAQRYERWLIAQATNDRSVFLVAEDDVELGGLVAFLIATIEREIPIYRLKEFGFIQDLWVEPEYRHAGIARQMVRLTVERFKQMGVKQIRLDTAAANDAARRLFSACGFRPSTIEMLIELS, from the coding sequence ATGCTAATACGTCCTGCCACACCCGCTGATGTACCCGCAGTTCTACCAATGGTTGCGGCTGTTTGTGCTTTGCATGAATCTTGGGATGCAGCTAAGTATGGATTCCTGCCGAACCCGGCACAGCGTTATGAAAGGTGGTTAATCGCGCAGGCAACGAACGATCGCAGTGTGTTTCTGGTAGCGGAGGACGACGTGGAACTGGGGGGACTGGTTGCTTTTCTGATAGCGACGATAGAGCGTGAAATCCCAATTTACCGTCTCAAGGAATTTGGTTTTATTCAAGATCTATGGGTTGAACCAGAATATCGCCATGCTGGAATTGCGCGGCAGATGGTGAGGTTGACCGTTGAACGGTTTAAACAGATGGGAGTGAAACAAATTCGGCTTGATACTGCTGCTGCCAATGATGCGGCGAGGCGTTTGTTCTCTGCTTGCGGCTTTAGACCAAGTACGATAGAAATGCTGATTGAGTTGAGTTGA